A single Phytohabitans houttuyneae DNA region contains:
- a CDS encoding sugar ABC transporter permease, whose protein sequence is MSISTSPAVGAPAASRTRVSRAIEAAARGHRSIPVLVVLAIIWVAFYSQSSAYLSFQNLTNLTLQIVTTAILALGVVFVLLVGEIDLSSAVLSGVCAAVAAGLTVNSGLPLPVGIAAAIGAGMAITFVEAQVIMFGVPSLIVTLGGMVILQGLILVVLPPEFTISVAGTPFAKIASTAIPAGTSYALAAAATVAFAAYRLFQYRERLSTGSLASLATVFVPTALVAAVLFGGVFTLTRQRGLPMPVLIVAVMLLIAWYFTTQTRYGIHLYAVGGDREAAQRAGIPVRRMVLYSFLVLGACAAIAGMVDASRQLGVSVTSGSGPLMLNAIAAAVVGGTSLFGGRGSIWSAVLGALVIGSISNGVQLLGLSTEVQYFATGSVLIVAVAVDVVLTRGSLLPGRR, encoded by the coding sequence TTGAGCATCTCGACATCACCCGCGGTCGGTGCGCCGGCGGCCAGCCGCACCCGGGTCAGCCGGGCGATCGAGGCGGCCGCGCGCGGGCACCGCAGCATCCCGGTGCTGGTCGTGCTGGCGATCATCTGGGTCGCCTTCTACAGCCAGAGCTCGGCGTACCTCAGCTTCCAGAACCTCACCAACCTCACGCTGCAGATCGTGACCACCGCGATCCTCGCCCTGGGCGTGGTCTTCGTCCTGCTGGTCGGCGAGATCGACCTGTCCTCGGCGGTGCTGTCCGGGGTGTGCGCGGCGGTGGCCGCGGGGCTGACCGTCAACAGCGGCCTGCCCCTGCCGGTCGGCATCGCGGCGGCGATCGGCGCGGGCATGGCCATCACGTTCGTCGAGGCCCAAGTGATCATGTTCGGCGTGCCGTCGCTGATCGTGACGCTCGGCGGCATGGTGATCCTGCAGGGCCTGATCCTCGTGGTGCTCCCGCCCGAGTTCACGATCAGCGTGGCCGGCACCCCGTTCGCCAAGATCGCGAGCACCGCGATCCCGGCCGGGACGAGCTACGCGCTGGCCGCGGCGGCCACCGTGGCGTTCGCGGCGTACCGGCTGTTCCAGTACCGCGAGCGGCTGTCCACCGGCTCACTAGCCTCGCTGGCCACGGTCTTCGTACCCACCGCGCTCGTCGCCGCCGTGCTCTTCGGCGGGGTGTTCACGCTGACCCGCCAGCGCGGGCTGCCGATGCCCGTGCTGATCGTCGCGGTCATGTTGCTGATCGCCTGGTACTTCACCACACAGACCCGCTACGGCATCCACCTGTACGCCGTGGGCGGCGACCGCGAGGCGGCCCAGCGCGCGGGGATTCCGGTGCGGCGGATGGTGCTCTACTCGTTCCTCGTCCTGGGCGCCTGCGCGGCCATCGCGGGGATGGTCGACGCGTCCCGCCAGCTCGGTGTCTCGGTCACCTCAGGCTCCGGCCCGCTGATGCTCAACGCCATCGCGGCCGCGGTCGTCGGCGGTACCAGCCTGTTCGGCGGGCGCGGATCGATCTGGTCGGCGGTTCTCGGCGCGCTGGTGATCGGCTCGATCAGCAACGGCGTGCAGCTGCTCGGACTGTCGACGGAGGTGCAGTACTTCGCGACCGGCTCGGTACTCATCGTCGCGGTTGCCGTCGACGTGGTCCTCACCCGCGGATCCCTGCTGCCGGGGCGGCGTTGA
- a CDS encoding acetoacetate--CoA ligase has translation MTSYAPSWVPDPARVQQTRIVRFARWLVEHGRAQLDDVTDYRALHAWSVASPGPFWAAVADFFGVDWQSRPHTALAERRMPGAVWFPGGTLNFGQHMLRAGQDDQDAVILVAETGERSSITFAALREQAAAVAGHLRALGVRPGDRVAAYLPNCVEGVVAFVATAMVGAVWAQTGLDYAAPAAADRMGQLSPRVLIAGSGYRFGGKVHDRRGDAQQLRELLPGLRHTITVPTAGLAHPAAGADTSTWAQALAAEPDPRGVAVDFDHPLWVLFTSGTTGKPKGIVHGHGGVLLEQLVSPGLHMDLHAGDVFFWYTTPNWMMWNAQICGLLHGATTVLYDGRPTYPAPDALWRLVADLGVTVFGTSPGYLEASQRAGLTPGKDLDLAALRLVGVTGSVLPATANEWFREHVSARVQLGSMSGGTDIVGIFVASAPTTPVYDGEISAPALGAAVQVWNGDGAPAPAGTPGEMVITEPMPSMPLRFWDDPDGRKLRDTYFDMFPGVWRHGDLTAITERGTVVILGRSDATINRHGVRLGSAEIYAAISDLPQVADALLVGVEEADGGYWMPLFVVPDGDHTPADLVSRIRRRIAERASPRHVPDDVIVVPGLPHTKTGKRLEVPVKRILQGADPERVIDRSAVDDPAALDTLIASVRAAKRREP, from the coding sequence ATGACCTCGTATGCACCGAGCTGGGTGCCGGACCCCGCGCGGGTCCAGCAGACCCGGATCGTGCGGTTTGCGCGGTGGCTCGTGGAGCACGGCCGCGCGCAGCTCGACGACGTGACCGACTACCGCGCACTGCACGCGTGGTCGGTCGCCTCGCCCGGGCCGTTCTGGGCCGCGGTCGCCGACTTCTTCGGCGTGGACTGGCAGAGCCGTCCGCACACCGCCCTCGCCGAACGCCGGATGCCCGGCGCCGTGTGGTTTCCCGGCGGCACCCTCAACTTCGGCCAGCACATGCTGCGCGCCGGCCAGGACGACCAGGACGCGGTGATCCTCGTCGCGGAGACCGGCGAACGATCGTCGATCACGTTTGCCGCGCTGCGCGAGCAGGCCGCCGCCGTCGCCGGACACCTGCGCGCCCTCGGCGTCCGGCCCGGAGACCGGGTCGCCGCCTACCTACCGAACTGCGTCGAAGGCGTGGTCGCGTTCGTGGCCACCGCCATGGTCGGCGCGGTGTGGGCGCAGACCGGCCTGGACTACGCGGCACCCGCGGCGGCCGACCGGATGGGGCAGCTGTCGCCGCGCGTGCTGATCGCCGGCTCCGGCTACCGGTTCGGCGGGAAGGTGCACGACCGCCGCGGCGACGCGCAGCAGCTGCGCGAGCTGCTTCCCGGGCTGCGGCACACGATCACCGTCCCGACCGCGGGGCTGGCCCACCCCGCGGCCGGTGCCGACACCAGCACCTGGGCGCAGGCGCTCGCCGCCGAGCCCGATCCGCGTGGCGTCGCCGTCGACTTCGACCACCCGCTCTGGGTGCTGTTCACCTCCGGTACCACGGGCAAGCCCAAGGGCATCGTCCACGGGCACGGGGGAGTGCTGCTGGAGCAGCTCGTCTCACCCGGCCTGCACATGGACCTGCACGCCGGTGACGTCTTCTTCTGGTACACCACGCCGAACTGGATGATGTGGAACGCCCAGATCTGCGGGCTGCTGCACGGCGCGACAACCGTCCTCTACGACGGCCGGCCGACCTACCCCGCCCCCGACGCGCTGTGGCGCCTCGTCGCCGACCTCGGCGTCACCGTGTTCGGCACCAGCCCCGGCTACCTCGAAGCCTCCCAGCGGGCCGGCCTCACGCCCGGCAAGGACCTTGACCTCGCGGCCCTGCGGCTGGTCGGCGTGACCGGTTCGGTGCTGCCCGCCACCGCCAACGAGTGGTTCCGCGAACACGTCAGCGCGCGGGTCCAACTTGGGTCGATGAGCGGCGGGACGGACATCGTCGGCATCTTCGTCGCCAGCGCACCGACCACCCCCGTGTACGACGGCGAGATCAGCGCCCCCGCACTGGGCGCGGCGGTCCAGGTGTGGAACGGTGACGGTGCGCCCGCCCCGGCCGGCACGCCGGGGGAGATGGTGATCACCGAACCGATGCCGTCGATGCCGCTGCGCTTCTGGGACGACCCGGACGGCCGCAAGCTACGAGACACCTATTTCGATATGTTTCCCGGCGTGTGGCGACACGGGGACCTGACCGCGATCACGGAACGTGGCACCGTCGTGATCCTCGGTCGCTCGGACGCGACCATCAACCGGCACGGGGTCCGGCTGGGCTCCGCGGAGATCTACGCGGCGATCAGCGACCTGCCGCAGGTGGCCGACGCCCTCCTGGTCGGCGTCGAGGAGGCGGACGGAGGGTATTGGATGCCGCTGTTCGTCGTCCCCGACGGCGACCACACCCCGGCCGATCTCGTCAGCCGCATCCGCCGCCGCATCGCCGAGCGGGCCTCGCCCCGACACGTGCCCGACGACGTGATCGTCGTGCCGGGACTGCCGCACACCAAGACCGGCAAGCGCCTGGAGGTCCCGGTCAAACGAATCCTTCAGGGTGCCGACCCGGAACGCGTCATCGACCGCAGCGCGGTCGACGACCCGGCGGCCCTGGACACGCTCATCGCCTCGGTGCGCGCCGCGAAGCGGCGTGAGCCGTGA
- a CDS encoding TetR/AcrR family transcriptional regulator, producing MSAESDWREYGPLEFSRILEAALQAFYEHGYHGTTTRDLARRSGFSVPGVYHYYPSKQDILVDLMMVIIEELLVRSRQALATSAADPRSQFDALVESLLRFHMYRRTGAMVSTAELRSLEPGNRERYVAKRDEQQRMLDKVILDGVRDGIFATPFPKDASRAIASLCVGVASWYRPDGSLSVDALLDRYLTIARSIVGITEETEPGQPR from the coding sequence ATGTCTGCCGAGTCTGACTGGCGGGAGTACGGACCGCTCGAGTTCTCCCGCATCCTCGAAGCCGCTCTGCAGGCCTTCTACGAACACGGCTACCACGGCACGACGACCCGCGACCTGGCGCGCCGGTCCGGCTTCTCGGTACCCGGCGTCTACCACTACTACCCCTCCAAGCAGGACATCCTCGTCGACCTCATGATGGTCATCATCGAGGAGCTGCTGGTCCGCAGCCGGCAGGCCCTGGCGACATCGGCCGCCGACCCGCGCTCACAGTTCGACGCGCTGGTCGAGTCGCTGCTGCGGTTCCACATGTACCGGCGCACCGGCGCCATGGTGTCGACGGCCGAGCTGCGCAGCCTCGAGCCGGGCAACCGGGAGCGCTACGTCGCCAAGCGCGACGAGCAGCAACGCATGCTCGACAAGGTGATCCTCGACGGCGTGCGGGACGGGATCTTCGCCACGCCGTTCCCCAAGGACGCGAGCCGGGCCATCGCCTCGCTCTGTGTGGGTGTCGCGTCCTGGTACCGGCCGGACGGAAGCCTCTCCGTCGACGCTCTTCTCGACCGCTACCTCACGATCGCGCGTTCGATCGTCGGCATCACCGAGGAGACAGAGCCGGGACAGCCGCGATGA
- a CDS encoding SDR family NAD(P)-dependent oxidoreductase, which yields MTPTPEPARSALVTGASRGIGRGIALGLAKRGWHLTLVARDPARLAAAAAEVRAAGASHVDCVEADLAAPDAPAAAVAAHAARYDSMDALVLAAGVGSAGPLDSFSAARYDKQFALNTRAPFVLVSQALPLLRAAARQRPSRGARVIALASIAGVYAEPSLTVYGATKAALLALCRGLNAEESAAGVTATAIAPGYVDTDMSAWVHDTVPPETMIPVDDLVTAVTALLDMSPRTVINEIVIGRAGTRGQQA from the coding sequence ATGACCCCGACGCCTGAGCCGGCCCGGTCCGCGCTGGTCACCGGCGCCTCCCGGGGAATCGGGCGCGGCATCGCGCTCGGGCTCGCGAAGCGGGGCTGGCACCTGACCCTGGTGGCTCGCGACCCGGCACGGCTGGCCGCCGCGGCGGCCGAGGTGAGGGCGGCCGGAGCGTCGCATGTGGACTGTGTCGAGGCCGACCTCGCCGCACCCGACGCGCCGGCCGCGGCCGTCGCCGCGCACGCCGCCCGGTACGACAGCATGGACGCTCTCGTCCTCGCGGCCGGCGTCGGCTCGGCCGGGCCGCTGGACAGCTTTTCGGCCGCGCGGTACGACAAGCAGTTCGCGCTGAACACCCGCGCGCCGTTCGTTCTGGTCAGCCAGGCGCTGCCGCTGCTGCGGGCCGCGGCGCGGCAGCGCCCGTCCCGGGGCGCGCGGGTCATCGCCTTGGCATCGATCGCCGGGGTCTACGCCGAACCGTCCCTGACCGTCTACGGGGCCACCAAGGCCGCGCTGCTGGCGCTGTGCCGCGGCCTGAACGCGGAGGAGTCCGCCGCCGGCGTGACCGCGACGGCGATCGCTCCCGGCTACGTCGACACCGACATGAGCGCCTGGGTCCACGACACGGTGCCGCCCGAGACGATGATCCCGGTCGACGACCTCGTCACGGCGGTGACCGCACTGCTGGACATGTCACCGCGCACCGTGATCAACGAGATCGTGATCGGCCGCGCCGGCACCCGGGGACAGCAGGCATGA
- a CDS encoding phosphotransferase family protein codes for MNGDPPPLDVRGVRTFLERQHVPVAGPLTSELVSGGKSNLTYVVTDGTHRWVVRRPPHSGLTPSAHDVAREWRVAQALQFSAVPVPPAVALCEDTDVIGAPFAVTAFIPGEVVRTRAQLHVYTSAELESCVTELVRVLADLHSVDVHEVGLQGLGRPDGFLQRQVRLWWRQWTEVKNQDHADATRLHSRLVTALPPSSTQIGVVHGDYRIDNTLLDSADISKVLAVVDWELATVGDVLTDIALMCVYRQPQLDPILGLDAAWASDRLPDGDAIAEAYARRRGVDLDHWPFYLALANFKLAVIAQGISYRARQGAAADPSSARAEQAVPALLAAGLRALGPV; via the coding sequence ATGAACGGCGACCCACCGCCCCTCGACGTGCGGGGCGTGCGCACCTTTCTCGAACGGCAGCACGTCCCCGTGGCCGGGCCGCTGACCAGTGAGCTGGTCAGCGGCGGCAAGTCGAACCTCACCTACGTCGTCACCGACGGCACCCACCGCTGGGTCGTGCGGCGGCCGCCACACTCCGGCCTCACCCCGTCGGCCCACGACGTGGCGCGCGAATGGCGGGTCGCGCAGGCCCTGCAGTTCAGCGCCGTACCCGTACCTCCGGCGGTGGCCCTCTGCGAGGACACGGACGTGATCGGCGCGCCGTTCGCGGTGACCGCGTTCATCCCCGGCGAGGTGGTGCGCACCCGCGCGCAGCTGCACGTCTACACCTCGGCCGAGCTCGAGTCATGCGTCACGGAGCTGGTCCGGGTCCTGGCCGACCTGCACTCCGTCGACGTCCACGAGGTCGGCCTGCAGGGCCTCGGCCGCCCGGACGGCTTCCTGCAGCGCCAGGTCCGCCTGTGGTGGCGGCAGTGGACCGAGGTGAAGAACCAGGACCACGCCGACGCGACGCGGCTGCACTCGCGCCTGGTCACCGCCCTGCCACCCAGCTCGACCCAGATCGGCGTGGTGCACGGCGACTACCGGATCGACAACACGCTGCTGGACAGCGCCGACATCAGCAAGGTGCTCGCCGTGGTCGACTGGGAGCTGGCCACCGTCGGCGACGTACTCACCGACATCGCGCTCATGTGCGTCTACCGCCAGCCGCAGCTCGACCCCATCCTCGGCCTCGACGCGGCCTGGGCGAGCGACCGGCTGCCGGACGGCGACGCGATCGCCGAGGCGTACGCCCGCCGGCGCGGCGTCGACCTCGACCACTGGCCCTTCTACCTCGCGCTGGCCAACTTCAAGCTCGCCGTCATCGCGCAGGGCATCAGCTACCGCGCCCGGCAGGGCGCCGCGGCCGACCCGAGCTCGGCGCGCGCCGAGCAGGCCGTACCAGCGTTGCTCGCCGCCGGCCTGCGCGCCCTGGGCCCGGTGTAG
- a CDS encoding SigE family RNA polymerase sigma factor, producing MRGDDERQYVEYVTARQEVLRRAAYLMCGDGHRADDLVQNTITALYRHWHRARAADNIDAYVHRILVRKYLDDQRLAWSRVRLVAETPEAPASPAASVEEREVLRAALARLPRTQRTVLVLRFACDMSVDEVATVLRCSPGNVRSHTTRGLAALRHVYEIDELSTPDS from the coding sequence ATGCGCGGTGACGACGAACGTCAGTACGTCGAGTACGTCACGGCGCGCCAGGAGGTCTTACGCCGGGCCGCCTACCTGATGTGCGGCGACGGCCACCGCGCGGACGACCTGGTGCAGAACACCATCACGGCCTTGTACCGCCACTGGCACAGGGCGCGGGCCGCGGACAACATCGACGCCTACGTGCATCGCATCCTGGTCCGCAAGTACCTGGACGATCAGCGGCTCGCCTGGTCCAGGGTCCGGCTGGTCGCGGAAACGCCCGAGGCGCCCGCGTCGCCGGCGGCCAGCGTCGAGGAGCGGGAGGTGCTCCGAGCGGCCCTGGCCCGGCTTCCCCGGACCCAGCGGACCGTGCTGGTGCTCCGCTTCGCCTGCGACATGTCCGTCGACGAGGTGGCCACCGTGCTGCGCTGTTCGCCGGGCAACGTGCGGAGCCACACGACCCGGGGCCTGGCGGCGCTGCGGCACGTGTACGAAATCGACGAGTTGTCCACCCCGGACAGCTGA
- a CDS encoding outer membrane protein assembly factor BamB family protein has product MTGIDLDVVPVTATGRRPPRWRRWPAVTAISVAALLLGGGAAPVRRPWDRPVTLDAVPPGGMVVVDDSLYLVRPDGVVTAYAASGEKRWSVPLGAANLYHAEAVADLVVLGGITGGADPGSGFTVAVEAATGVPRWRRSGAVRLIDRAAGLVVIDEPSRQVARPRASYRLLELATGRDVWPWATRPVDETLTPVADDGGRLAGLLQRDASGRTLLLDAGTRQDRLLADAPRVADAYRSGDDLLLLTDGTGAQLVMYDWETLRPRWRVAAPVGPLSGRCGPWLCVVDEDGTAAVDPATGQVRWRHSGVPAVVGQPLVLHEFGGTAARLTLADPTSGRPLLELPGWTGIGAPAAGRQVASRWSDDGRNHIVAVELASRRVQPVTTVVVATDSCASSGLLLACRGPGTLTMWRLG; this is encoded by the coding sequence ATGACCGGGATCGACCTGGATGTCGTACCCGTGACCGCCACCGGGCGGCGTCCGCCGCGGTGGCGCCGCTGGCCCGCGGTGACCGCGATATCCGTGGCGGCTCTGCTGCTCGGTGGCGGCGCCGCACCGGTGCGGCGGCCCTGGGACCGGCCGGTCACGCTCGACGCGGTGCCGCCCGGCGGGATGGTCGTGGTTGACGACAGCCTCTACCTGGTCCGGCCGGACGGTGTCGTGACGGCTTACGCCGCCAGCGGGGAGAAGCGCTGGAGCGTGCCCCTCGGCGCGGCCAACCTGTACCACGCCGAAGCCGTCGCAGATCTCGTCGTGCTGGGCGGGATAACCGGGGGCGCCGATCCCGGCAGCGGGTTCACCGTGGCGGTCGAGGCCGCCACCGGCGTGCCGCGATGGCGCCGCAGTGGTGCTGTCCGTCTGATCGACCGCGCGGCGGGGCTTGTCGTGATCGACGAGCCGAGCCGGCAGGTCGCCCGGCCGCGGGCGTCGTACCGGCTGCTGGAGCTGGCAACCGGGCGGGACGTGTGGCCCTGGGCGACCCGCCCGGTCGACGAGACGCTGACCCCGGTCGCCGATGACGGCGGCCGCCTGGCAGGGCTGCTGCAGCGCGACGCGTCCGGCCGCACGCTGCTGCTCGACGCCGGCACCCGGCAGGACCGGCTACTGGCCGACGCGCCGCGGGTGGCGGACGCCTACCGCTCCGGCGACGACCTGCTGCTGCTCACCGACGGGACCGGCGCGCAGCTGGTCATGTACGACTGGGAAACGCTGCGGCCGCGCTGGCGGGTCGCCGCGCCGGTGGGTCCGCTGTCGGGCCGGTGCGGGCCCTGGCTGTGCGTGGTCGACGAGGACGGTACGGCCGCCGTGGATCCGGCCACCGGGCAGGTCCGCTGGCGGCACTCGGGCGTGCCCGCCGTCGTCGGGCAGCCGCTGGTGCTGCACGAGTTCGGCGGTACCGCCGCCCGCCTGACGCTTGCCGACCCGACCAGCGGGCGGCCCTTGCTGGAGCTGCCCGGCTGGACCGGGATCGGCGCGCCCGCGGCGGGCCGGCAGGTCGCCAGCCGCTGGAGCGACGACGGCCGCAACCACATCGTGGCGGTCGAGTTGGCGTCACGGCGGGTCCAGCCGGTGACCACCGTGGTGGTCGCCACCGACTCCTGCGCCTCGTCCGGATTGCTGCTGGCCTGCCGCGGCCCCGGAACGCTGACCATGTGGCGGCTGGGCTGA